From a region of the Cucumis sativus cultivar 9930 chromosome 6, Cucumber_9930_V3, whole genome shotgun sequence genome:
- the LOC101218214 gene encoding uncharacterized protein LOC101218214 isoform X2 has translation MGEGDCDFGENKLVEEGSEVAGDEAVVDEHLVFDDVPVGVRQFYFVKVKALENSNTDAMIKAEETISKMNQDQILIAQKIRDRRMDRDQVIAKLNDQQYYESWDDFILLCNRNKMNILHFSLEKMTYVNKAHKGKPNISCLSGGKVDKQELSFLMRHGCKNMADERKLLKEVKARQENDGGSTVDEVDSSLESLFGNLWLKPLGFQITHAIKKIEGIDDDPVEGELWSSSRIKNVIQEEII, from the exons ATGGGAGAAGGAGATTGCGACTTTGGAGAGAATAAACTGGTGGAGGAAGGATCGGAAGTTGCTGGTGATGAAGCGGTAGTTGATGAACACCTAGTGTTTGATGATGTGCCTGTTGGAGTTcgacaattttattttgtcaaagtTAAGGCACTTGAAAACTCAAACACAGATGCCATGATCAAGGCTGAAGAAACGATTTCAAAGATGAACCAAGACCAAATTTTAATAGCCCAGAAGATAAGGGACAGAAGG atGGACCGTGATCAGGTGATTGCCAAGTTGAATGACCAGCAGTACTATGAATCTTGGGATGATTTCATCCTACTGTGCaacagaaacaaaatgaatataCTCCATTTTTCATTAGAGAAAATGACTTATGTAAATAAGGCACATAAAGGGAAACCAAATATTTCGTGCTTATCAGGAGGGAAAGTCGATAAGCAA GAATTATCTTTCTTGATGCGACATGGGTGTAAAAACATGGCTGATGAGAGAAAGCTATTAAAGGAAGTTAAAGCAAGACAAGAGAACGATGGTGGCTCGACAGTAGATGAAGTCGATTCTTCT CTTGAATCATTGTTTGGGAATCTGTGGCTTAAACCACTGGGTTTTCAAATCACTCATGCAATTAAGAAGATCGAAGGTATTGATGATGATCCAGTCGAGGGAGAGTTGTGGTCCTCCTCGcgtataaaaaatgtcattcaAGAAGAA ATTATATAA
- the LOC101218214 gene encoding uncharacterized protein LOC101218214 isoform X1, protein MGEGDCDFGENKLVEEGSEVAGDEAVVDEHLVFDDVPVGVRQFYFVKVKALENSNTDAMIKAEETISKMNQDQILIAQKIRDRRMDRDQVIAKLNDQQYYESWDDFILLCNRNKMNILHFSLEKMTYVNKAHKGKPNISCLSGGKVDKQELSFLMRHGCKNMADERKLLKEVKARQENDGGSTVDEVDSSLESLFGNLWLKPLGFQITHAIKKIEGIDDDPVEGELWSSSRIKNVIQEELQELTTLQII, encoded by the exons ATGGGAGAAGGAGATTGCGACTTTGGAGAGAATAAACTGGTGGAGGAAGGATCGGAAGTTGCTGGTGATGAAGCGGTAGTTGATGAACACCTAGTGTTTGATGATGTGCCTGTTGGAGTTcgacaattttattttgtcaaagtTAAGGCACTTGAAAACTCAAACACAGATGCCATGATCAAGGCTGAAGAAACGATTTCAAAGATGAACCAAGACCAAATTTTAATAGCCCAGAAGATAAGGGACAGAAGG atGGACCGTGATCAGGTGATTGCCAAGTTGAATGACCAGCAGTACTATGAATCTTGGGATGATTTCATCCTACTGTGCaacagaaacaaaatgaatataCTCCATTTTTCATTAGAGAAAATGACTTATGTAAATAAGGCACATAAAGGGAAACCAAATATTTCGTGCTTATCAGGAGGGAAAGTCGATAAGCAA GAATTATCTTTCTTGATGCGACATGGGTGTAAAAACATGGCTGATGAGAGAAAGCTATTAAAGGAAGTTAAAGCAAGACAAGAGAACGATGGTGGCTCGACAGTAGATGAAGTCGATTCTTCT CTTGAATCATTGTTTGGGAATCTGTGGCTTAAACCACTGGGTTTTCAAATCACTCATGCAATTAAGAAGATCGAAGGTATTGATGATGATCCAGTCGAGGGAGAGTTGTGGTCCTCCTCGcgtataaaaaatgtcattcaAGAAGAA TTGCAAGAACTCACGACTCTTCAGATTATATAA
- the LOC105435773 gene encoding protein LAZY 1, with amino-acid sequence MKLLGWMHRKFRQNSGEPLKDFAIGQQSLDDQQYISKSSIKPFKQSQREQHLRKSFAGLESEVGDEDYEDESSHPMSEIFHGFLAIGTLGSEQVIGDPMTPKFSISVENITENETEVTENELRLINDELEKVLGAETKDDGYNDSSGRNSYVSMGRSSHGSTITLSGKPMDGLESNLSGTIICPLQGYLFGSAIELSETTTTVAKKENRTSLGELFQRSKIAEENAGAKFDKEDKRAEEDIEKSAMHLMKKKLKKRMLSASSRSSATAVESGTKLHKIFHMFHRKVHPESSAIIQKSDKHPKVQKKKKANHNHDGCCNNGEQTSDEDIMIYPQRTRSKPSFQCVKNQFPPHYGLNSSDPNDNKERWINSDEDYLVLEL; translated from the exons ATGAAG CTACTTGGTTGGATGCACCGTAAATTTCGGCAGAACAGTGGTGAACCGCTCAAAGATTTTGCCATTG GCCAACAATCGCTTGATGATCAGCAATACATCTCAAAGTCAAGCATTAAACCTTTCAAGCAATCCCAACGAGAACAGCACCTTCGAAAATCTTTTGCTGGTCTAGAATCAGAAGTGGGGGACGAAGACTacgaagatgaatcatctcaTCCTATGTCTGAGATCTTCCATGGATTTCTTGCAATTGGAACTCTAGGATCTGAACAAGTTATCGGTGACCCAATGACACCAAAGTTTTCGATTTCCGTTGAGAATATAACGGAAAATGAAACTGAAGTAACAGAAAATGAACTGAGGCTTATTAATGATGAGTTGGAAAAAGTTCTAGGAGCTGAAACTAAGGATGACGGATACAATGATTCCTCTGGAAGAAACAGTTATGTCAGCATGGGAAGGAGCAGCCATGGTAGCACCATTACCCTCAGTGGCAAGCCAATGGATGGCCTAGAAAGCAATTTGAGTGGGACCATCATCTGCCCACTTCAGGGATATCTTTTTGGGTCAGCTATTGAATTGTCAGAGACTACAACAACAGTggctaaaaaagaaaacagaaccTCCCTTGGCGAGCTGTTTCAGAGAAGCAAAATAGCTGAAGAGAATGCAGGTGCAAAATTTGACAAGGAAGACAAACGAGCTGAAGAAGATATTGAAAAATCTGCCATGCACCtgatgaaaaagaaactgaAGAAAAGAATGCTGTCTGCTTCTTCCAGGAGCTCTGCTACAGCTGTTGAATCAGGAACAAAACTGCATAAG ATTTTTCACATGTTCCACAGAAAAGTTCACCCTGAAAGCTCAGCAATCATACAGAAGTCTGATAAACACCCAAAGGttcagaaaaaaaagaaagcaaaccATAACCATGATGGTTGCTGCAACAATGGAGAGCAGACATCTGATGAGGATATCATGATATATCCCCAGAGAACACGGTCGAAACCAAGCTTTCAATGCGTCAAGAATCAATTTCCACCACATTATGGACTAAACAGCTCTGATCCAAATGACAACAAAGAACGCTGGATTAATTCAGATGAAGACT ATCTAGTGCTGGAGCTTTGA